Genomic segment of Sinorhizobium meliloti:
GCAGATGCGCACAGATGCCTCGCGATCCCGAAAACCGAGATTGTTGAAGGCTGCGCTCCAGCGATGCGGTGTGAGACGCAGGTAGGAGACCACGCTCGGCGCCGTGATCGCAATGATCGAGTCGAGATATTTCAGAATGCCGGCGACGAATTTTCCCGCAACTTCGGAAAGCTCATGTTTGCCGTTCGGATCGTAAGTGACCGGGGCACCCGCCGAATCCAGCATGCTCAAGTGGACATGCACGCCGTTGCCGACCCCGGCCGGATCGCGGATCGGCGTGAAGGTCGGCTCATAAGAAAGCTCGCGCGCGACGAGGCCGACAAGTTCGCGGGTAATCAGCGAATGGTCGGCGATGGTGACGCCCCTCTGGGGGCCCATCGTCACCTCGAACTGACCGGCGCCGAACTCCTTCAGGATCGTATCGGGCGTCACGCCAGCCTCGCGCATTGCCGCGATGATCGCCTCACAGAAATGCCGTTCCTCCTGGAACCCTCCGAGCGTGAAGGCCTTGCCGACTTCGCCAACGCGGTGCTTGAGCTGGAATTCATGCTCGAAGGCACCGTAAAGCGTGACACCCGCCACGCTCTGCAATCGCTCAAGGGCGGCCTCGAGAATAGAGCGCGTGCAGAATTCCCAGGGGCGGCCGTCGGTATAGCGAATGTTACCGAGAACAAAGTTCTCCTTCGGCGCCCCTTCTTCGCTTTCGAAGCTGACGCAGGTCGACGGATCGGGAATGAGCACGAGGTCGCCGAGCGAGCCGAAGGGGCTTTCGGCGATCGCGTCGAAGCAGGTGATCTGTACATTGGTCGGCGTCCAGCCGACGCCCCGCTGCAAGCGCTTGTCCATCTGCGCCAGCGGAAAGGCCTTGCCGCGCACCTTGCCCGAGAGATCGCCGCAGCAGGCGACCATCATTTCCTCACGTTTCATCTGCGTCCCCGTTGATCCTGTCCTGATCGTAGCCCGGCATCGCAAAGCGGATGCCGTCCCAATCCTTGATGCGCTTCTGCGTCGCCTCCCAGTCCGTCTCCGAGACGCGCACGATGAGTGCCTCGACGAGCGCCATGGCAGCGGAAACCGTGTCCCAGGCCGTGCCGGCGTCGATCGGCAGAGCGACGATGTGATCGGCGTTGCGGGCAGCCGGCGACATCCACTTGTCGGTGACGACGACGATGGTCGCGCCACGCTTTTGGGCGATGTTCTCGGCAAGGCGTGCGAGGCTAAGCTGGTAACGCCGGAAATCGATCAGCAGCACGACATCCTTCCGGCGCATGCGCAGCACATGCTCCGGCCAGAATTCCGGGTTGTCGGCCATGTGGTAGATGCCGCTGCGGATCTGCCGGAGATGGATCGACAGGAAGGAAGCGATGCTGTTGCTGACGCGCCCCCCGAGCAGGAAGATGTTGCGCGACGGGTCGGCGAGAAGCTCGGCCAGAATGTCGAACTGTGCCTGCGAAACCATTCCCGTCATTTCACCCATGACGACCGAAACACGCGCCACATATTCCGACAGGAACTCCGAATGGCCGACCGGCCTCTGGCTGGATTTGAGGTCCAGGGGCGAGCGCCGGCCCTCCTTCAGCTCGGCGATCAATTGCCGTTGCAGGTCCTGGAAACCGCCGCAGCCGATCTTACTGACGAAACGGGTGATGGAGGGCGCGCTGACGCCAGTCTTGGCCGCCAGTTCCTGAATGCTTTCCAGGCCGGTGAAGGGGTAATCGGCGAGAATGGCATTGGCGATCTTTCGCTCGCTGGCCGTCAGCTGCCCGGCGGCCTCGCGGATCCTCGTGCGGATCGTCGTCGACGATTTCCCATCGCTCATCGGTGTGTCTTCCCTTGGTTGGAACGAATATTCGCGTCCTGAAAAAAATTAGTCAAACAGAAAAATCAGATTGACTATGATTGAAAAATTTCTTTGACTGTTCGCCATTGAAGGCCGCGCCGCCGGACCGCACGACGGATCTCATCTCATGCTCAGGCTCGCAGATCGCGACACGACCAGATTGCTGCAGGCGGGTGACCCGGATCCCGTAGAATGGATCAATCCGCCCGGCCGATCGGCGATCTTCTTGACCTGCGAACATGCGGGCCGCGCGCTGCCTGCAGCGCTTGGCGATCTCGGCATTGCACCCGAGGAAATGGATCGTCACATCGCCTACGACGTCGGCGCCGAGGGTGTTGCGCGCGGCATTTCCGAGCGCCTCGATGCAGCACTCGTCCTGCAGCGCTATAGCCGGCTCGTCATCGACTGCAATCGCCCCTTGGAAGCGACGGACTGCTTCGTGGCGCAGAGCGACGGGACCGTCGTTCCGGTCAACGCCGACCTGTCCGATCGCGAACGTCGCGGCCGCTACGTGGAAATCCATCAGCCGCTCCACGAGGCGATCGCCGTCGCGCTCGACCAGCGACAGGCGGCCGGCAAGCCGCTCTTCCTCGTCTCGGTACATAGCTTCACGCCCGTGATGCGCGCGACCGGCGCCGTCCGGGATTTCGAACTCGGCCTTCTCTACAATCGCGACGCCCGTTTCGCCGAACGGCTGGCCGAAGTCTTCCGCGCCGCCAATCCGGACGTTACCGTCAGACTCAATGAGCCGTACCACGTCGACGATCTCTCCGACTACACGATCCCCGTGCACGGCGAGCGGCGCGGCATTCCGCATGTGCTTCTCGAAGTGCGCAACGACCTCATCAACGACGCCCGCGGACAACAGGAATGGGCGGACCGGTTGGCCGGCCCCCTCCGACTTGCGGCAGAAAGCATCGAAGGAACCAATGATGGCCGCTGACCATCCGACCACCCGCGACGTGCCGCTCGACCCGGCCGCTTCCGCCATCCTGTTCATCGACGTGCAGAACTTTTCCGTCAGCCGCGATGGGGGCGAGTTCAAGGATGTCTCCGATGCGGATATTGCCGGCAAGTACGGCTACTACTTCAACCGTATCCGCGAGGTGGCGATACCGAACATGCAGCGCCTGCTCGCCGGTTTCCGCAAGGCCGGCATCGAGGTGCTGCACACGACGATCGAGAGCCTGACGAAGGACGGCCGCGACCGCAGCCTCGACTACAAGATCACCGGCTTCAACGTGCCGAAAGGCTCCTGGGATGGTAAGGTAATCGACGAGCTCGAACCGCTGGAGGACGAGATCGTCTTCCCGAAGAGTTCCTCCAGTGTCTTCGTCTCCACCCATATCGACTATGTGCTGCGTAATCTCGGGGTGAGGCAGATCGTGCTGTGCGGCCTCCTGACCGACCAATGCGTGGAATCGGCAGTGCGCGACGCCTGCGACCTCAACTATCTGGTGACGCTCGTACCGGATGCCTGCGGCACCTATTCGGAGGAACGCCACTACACCTCGCTGAGCGCAATCAAGGGCTATTGCCGCCAGATATCGACCGACGATCTTTTGAAGGAAATCGGGCAGTAACCTTTCCGAACGGCCGATGGGAGGCAAATAGGGAGCATACGAGGGCGGTCCGCACAAGAAGGTCAAAAGACCAGGCCGCACAACGATCACCGCCGAATGGCATCAATAAGGGGAACGACCATGATCAAGACTTCCAGACTGTTTCTGGCAGCGGCAAGCTTCGCGCTTGCCTCTTCCACAGCCATTGCCGATGACGACAAGATCCTGATCGGCGGCGCACTCTCGATGACGGGCATTCAGGCTCCCCTCGACACGCCCGGCTACAACGGCGCGAAGGTCGCCGTGAAGTATCTCAACGACAATGGCGGCTTGCTGGGGAAGCAGGTCGAATTCGTCAATATCGACGGCAAGTCGGATCCGGTGACGGTCGGCAACGTCGCGGTCGAACTGATTGACAAGGGCGCCGAGATCATCGTCGCACCGTGCGATTTCGACTTCGGTTCGCCCGCGAGCCGTGAGGCGCAGTCGGCGGGCCTCGTCGGCATCTCGACCTGCGCCTCCGACCCGCTCTATTCCTCCTGGTCGCTCGGCGACAAGCAGTTCACGCTCTCCATGTGGAATACCACGATGGGTGCGACGGCCGCCGATTTCGCCGTCAAGGAAAAGGGCTGGAAGACGGCCTACGTCGTCACCGACCAGTTCATCGCCTATACAAAGTCGCTCTCGAAATATTTCGTGGAGCAATTCAAGGCCGATGGCGGCGAGATTCTGCTCGAAGACACCTACACGAACGGCGACAATAATTTTTCCGCCCAGCTCGCCCGTCTCCAGGCGCTCGGCAAGAAGCCGGACGTGATCTTCGTCTCCTCCTACGGCACGGACATCGGTGTGATCATCCGCGCGTTGCGCGAAGTCGGCTACGATGCGCCGGTTCTCGGTGGCGACGCCTATGACGACCCGGCCATGCACGAGGCGCTCGGCGAAAAATTCGGCAATGACGTCTATTTCGTCACGCATACCTGGATGGGCCCGGAAGCGCATCCGGACATGCCGAAGTTCATCGAGCTCTACAAGGAGATGTTCGGCAAGGCGCCGGACACGTCCTTCGTCTCGACGGGCTGGGATACGATCATGCTGCTCGCCGAGGCGGTCAAGGCGGCCGGAACGACCGAAGGCGCAGCGCTCGCCAAGGCACTTGAAGATGGCCAGTTCAAGCTGCTGACCGGCGATCTCGACTACGGCACGAACGACGAAGGCCATGTGCCGAACAAGGCAGCGGCCTTGATCGAGCTCAAGGGCGGCAAGCCGAGCTTCGTTGGATGGCGTAAGCCGGAATCCCTGCCCAAGCCCTGATCGGTCAATTCGGGTCGGCCCCAAGGCCGGCCCCATCACTTCGGAAAAGCCATGTCTGAAACGCGTCTCGCGGTAAACGACGTGTCGGTGGAATTCACCGGCCTGCGCGCACTCGATCATGTCTCGCTCTCGGTCTCCGCCGGCGAGGTCGTCGGCCTCATCGGGCCGAACGGCTCCGGCAAGACGACGCTCATCAATGCCATCACCGGCCAGGTGAAGCTGGCGACCGGCACGATCGCCGCCGGCGACATCACCCTGTCGGGTCTCTCGCCGCGCGAGATCGCGCTTGCGGGCGTAAGCCGCTCCTTTCAGATCGTGCGCATTTTCAACTCGATGACCGTCCTGGAGAATGTCGAGGCGGCGGCGCTGGCAAAGGGCGCCTCCCGCGCTGTGTCGGCTGAACGCGCGAAGGACCTGCTGGCCGAACTCGGCCTGACGGCTAAGGCGGACGAGCTTGGCGAAAGCCTCAGCTATGGCGACAAGCGCCGCGTCGAAATCGCCCGGGCGCTCGCCGCCGAACCGCGCTTTCTGCTGCTCGACGAGCCCGCCGCCGGCATGAACGATGCCGAGACGGAAACCCTGCTGCACACGCTCGCCGAATTGCCCGAGAAACGCGGGCTCGGCCTTCTCATCATCGACCACGACATGGGTCTCATCATGCGCCTCTGCCACAGGCTGCATGTGCTCGCCTCCGGCCGCACGATTGCGGAGGGCGACGCCGCCCACGTCCGCAGCCACCCGGCCGTTATCGAAGCCTATCTCGGCAAGGGGGCGGCCCATGCTTGACGTCGCCGACCTTTCCGTCAGCTACGGTGCGATCCGCGCTGTGCGCAGCATCAGCTTCACCCTTGGAAAGGGCGAGCTGGTGAGCCTGCTCGGCGCCAATGGTGCCGGCAAATCCTCGACCATCAAGTGCATCGCCGGCG
This window contains:
- a CDS encoding glutamine synthetase family protein, with the protein product MKREEMMVACCGDLSGKVRGKAFPLAQMDKRLQRGVGWTPTNVQITCFDAIAESPFGSLGDLVLIPDPSTCVSFESEEGAPKENFVLGNIRYTDGRPWEFCTRSILEAALERLQSVAGVTLYGAFEHEFQLKHRVGEVGKAFTLGGFQEERHFCEAIIAAMREAGVTPDTILKEFGAGQFEVTMGPQRGVTIADHSLITRELVGLVARELSYEPTFTPIRDPAGVGNGVHVHLSMLDSAGAPVTYDPNGKHELSEVAGKFVAGILKYLDSIIAITAPSVVSYLRLTPHRWSAAFNNLGFRDREASVRICPVSDISDIARAAQFNFEFRAADATANPHLALAAIVHAGVQGIEEGLAVPEATQEDLSLLSAEALAARGYVRLPQTLEAALQRFKGNATVCSWFPEGFADVYVKHKEGEIAYLADKTQTEICAAYDSVY
- a CDS encoding MurR/RpiR family transcriptional regulator, with the protein product MSDGKSSTTIRTRIREAAGQLTASERKIANAILADYPFTGLESIQELAAKTGVSAPSITRFVSKIGCGGFQDLQRQLIAELKEGRRSPLDLKSSQRPVGHSEFLSEYVARVSVVMGEMTGMVSQAQFDILAELLADPSRNIFLLGGRVSNSIASFLSIHLRQIRSGIYHMADNPEFWPEHVLRMRRKDVVLLIDFRRYQLSLARLAENIAQKRGATIVVVTDKWMSPAARNADHIVALPIDAGTAWDTVSAAMALVEALIVRVSETDWEATQKRIKDWDGIRFAMPGYDQDRINGDADET
- a CDS encoding N-formylglutamate amidohydrolase, with product MLRLADRDTTRLLQAGDPDPVEWINPPGRSAIFLTCEHAGRALPAALGDLGIAPEEMDRHIAYDVGAEGVARGISERLDAALVLQRYSRLVIDCNRPLEATDCFVAQSDGTVVPVNADLSDRERRGRYVEIHQPLHEAIAVALDQRQAAGKPLFLVSVHSFTPVMRATGAVRDFELGLLYNRDARFAERLAEVFRAANPDVTVRLNEPYHVDDLSDYTIPVHGERRGIPHVLLEVRNDLINDARGQQEWADRLAGPLRLAAESIEGTNDGR
- a CDS encoding isochorismatase family cysteine hydrolase; protein product: MAADHPTTRDVPLDPAASAILFIDVQNFSVSRDGGEFKDVSDADIAGKYGYYFNRIREVAIPNMQRLLAGFRKAGIEVLHTTIESLTKDGRDRSLDYKITGFNVPKGSWDGKVIDELEPLEDEIVFPKSSSSVFVSTHIDYVLRNLGVRQIVLCGLLTDQCVESAVRDACDLNYLVTLVPDACGTYSEERHYTSLSAIKGYCRQISTDDLLKEIGQ
- a CDS encoding ABC transporter substrate-binding protein; translation: MIKTSRLFLAAASFALASSTAIADDDKILIGGALSMTGIQAPLDTPGYNGAKVAVKYLNDNGGLLGKQVEFVNIDGKSDPVTVGNVAVELIDKGAEIIVAPCDFDFGSPASREAQSAGLVGISTCASDPLYSSWSLGDKQFTLSMWNTTMGATAADFAVKEKGWKTAYVVTDQFIAYTKSLSKYFVEQFKADGGEILLEDTYTNGDNNFSAQLARLQALGKKPDVIFVSSYGTDIGVIIRALREVGYDAPVLGGDAYDDPAMHEALGEKFGNDVYFVTHTWMGPEAHPDMPKFIELYKEMFGKAPDTSFVSTGWDTIMLLAEAVKAAGTTEGAALAKALEDGQFKLLTGDLDYGTNDEGHVPNKAAALIELKGGKPSFVGWRKPESLPKP
- a CDS encoding ABC transporter ATP-binding protein is translated as MSETRLAVNDVSVEFTGLRALDHVSLSVSAGEVVGLIGPNGSGKTTLINAITGQVKLATGTIAAGDITLSGLSPREIALAGVSRSFQIVRIFNSMTVLENVEAAALAKGASRAVSAERAKDLLAELGLTAKADELGESLSYGDKRRVEIARALAAEPRFLLLDEPAAGMNDAETETLLHTLAELPEKRGLGLLIIDHDMGLIMRLCHRLHVLASGRTIAEGDAAHVRSHPAVIEAYLGKGAAHA